The following are from one region of the Streptomyces changanensis genome:
- a CDS encoding DNA/RNA non-specific endonuclease yields the protein MIPSDDRDGPEGHGGQEGHGGPEGGAAPEGRVGALADRTGYDEAFLGPVVPLPRLAAAGVETVVLPYTHFSVVLRPDRRLAAATAVCVDGARLVEDVPRDDVWRYDPRVAEDWQAGPEVYRNNSLDRGHLVRRLDPVWGAVAVAHRADADTFHYTNAAPQADVFNQGKQVWQGLENHLLDHAARHDRKLTVLTGPVLHDADPPYRGVQVPLRFWKVAVFVHEGRLAATAYVLDQSPDLTRDADRALAGAVPGAPPPLGAFRTYQVPVADVAVLTGLDLGSLPGADLMPAARSPEARWRRLEAPDETVMDI from the coding sequence ATGATCCCATCCGATGATCGGGACGGCCCGGAGGGCCACGGCGGGCAGGAGGGCCACGGCGGGCCGGAGGGCGGGGCCGCGCCGGAGGGCCGGGTCGGGGCGCTCGCCGACCGCACGGGGTACGACGAGGCGTTCCTGGGCCCCGTGGTCCCGCTGCCGCGCCTCGCCGCGGCCGGTGTGGAGACGGTCGTCCTGCCGTACACGCACTTCAGCGTGGTGCTGCGGCCGGACCGGCGGCTCGCGGCGGCCACCGCCGTGTGCGTCGACGGCGCGCGGCTGGTGGAGGACGTGCCGCGCGACGACGTGTGGCGGTACGACCCGCGCGTCGCCGAGGACTGGCAGGCCGGCCCCGAGGTGTACCGGAACAACTCCCTGGACCGGGGCCACCTCGTGCGTCGCCTGGACCCGGTGTGGGGCGCCGTCGCCGTGGCCCACCGCGCCGACGCCGACACGTTCCACTACACGAACGCGGCGCCCCAGGCCGACGTGTTCAACCAGGGCAAGCAGGTCTGGCAGGGGCTGGAGAACCACCTCCTCGACCACGCCGCGCGGCACGACCGCAAGCTCACCGTGCTGACCGGTCCGGTCCTGCACGACGCGGACCCGCCCTACCGGGGCGTACAGGTCCCGCTGCGCTTCTGGAAGGTCGCCGTGTTCGTCCACGAGGGGCGGCTGGCGGCGACGGCGTACGTCCTGGACCAGAGCCCCGACCTGACGCGGGACGCCGACCGGGCGCTGGCCGGGGCCGTGCCGGGCGCCCCGCCGCCGCTGGGCGCCTTCCGGACGTACCAGGTGCCGGTCGCCGACGTGGCGGTGCTCACCGGCCTCGATCTCGGGTCCCTGC
- a CDS encoding caspase family protein, whose protein sequence is MAAAGLSLHIGLNTVDPARYDGWDGRLAACENDAHDMAALARAAGFSDTVLLGADGTVENVTTALRAAADRLRDGDALLLTYSGHGGQVPDVTGADDEPDALDETLVLYDRQFLDDELNRELARCADGVRILVLLDCCHSGSGIEVRELPTPEALDAQFGTADPAGIEAASRLMPLARQGAIYQRDKDFFQGLQRELRTGDGRPADAVLISACQDNQLASDGRVNGAFTGTLLDVWDRGAFRGDHRAFHRAILRRMPANQSPNLHVSGHPPEAFLAERPFTV, encoded by the coding sequence ATGGCCGCTGCCGGCCTTTCCCTGCACATCGGCCTCAACACCGTCGACCCCGCCCGCTACGACGGCTGGGACGGACGGCTCGCCGCCTGCGAGAACGACGCCCACGACATGGCCGCCCTGGCCCGTGCCGCCGGCTTCTCCGACACGGTCCTGCTCGGCGCCGACGGCACCGTCGAGAACGTCACCACCGCACTGCGCGCCGCCGCGGACCGGCTCCGCGACGGCGACGCGCTGCTCCTGACGTACTCCGGCCACGGCGGGCAGGTCCCCGACGTGACGGGCGCCGACGACGAGCCGGACGCGCTGGACGAGACGCTGGTGCTGTACGACCGGCAGTTCCTGGACGACGAGCTCAACCGCGAACTCGCCCGGTGCGCCGACGGCGTGCGGATCCTGGTCCTGCTCGACTGCTGCCACAGCGGCAGCGGCATCGAGGTACGGGAGCTGCCGACACCCGAGGCCCTGGACGCCCAGTTCGGCACGGCGGACCCCGCCGGCATCGAGGCGGCGTCCCGGCTCATGCCCCTCGCCCGGCAGGGCGCGATCTACCAACGGGACAAGGACTTCTTCCAGGGGCTCCAGCGGGAGCTGCGCACCGGTGACGGGCGCCCGGCCGACGCGGTGCTGATCTCGGCCTGTCAGGACAACCAGCTCGCCTCGGACGGCCGGGTGAACGGCGCCTTCACCGGGACGCTGCTGGACGTGTGGGACCGGGGCGCCTTCCGCGGCGACCACCGCGCCTTCCACCGGGCGATCCTGCGCCGGATGCCCGCGAACCAGAGCCCGAACCTCCATGTGTCCGGCCACCCGCCGGAGGCGTTCCTCGCGGAACGCCCCTTCACGGTCTGA
- a CDS encoding CBS domain-containing protein, whose product MTAWEAVMTMHAPARDAPGPAARAEVPGPGGEPPPGAGTVPLLDRRVGDVMRTPLVAVAAGETLLVCWELLERTGERHLLVVLPDGRCAGVLDRAEVAAVCAAPAVTLSRRYAGGLVRGRRCVVLHERDPVRRAVDVMDANDCDALPVVADGGTLAGLLTAADVVRALAGRRTAAPPGRAPAPPAPYPVLPGLAPRRDTGRVSPVP is encoded by the coding sequence GTGACAGCCTGGGAGGCCGTCATGACGATGCACGCGCCGGCGCGGGACGCCCCCGGGCCCGCCGCCCGCGCCGAGGTTCCGGGCCCGGGCGGGGAGCCGCCGCCGGGAGCCGGGACCGTACCGCTGCTCGACCGGCGGGTCGGGGACGTGATGCGCACTCCGCTCGTCGCGGTCGCGGCCGGGGAGACGCTCCTCGTCTGCTGGGAACTGCTGGAACGGACCGGTGAACGGCACCTGCTCGTGGTCCTGCCCGACGGCCGCTGCGCCGGTGTGCTGGACCGGGCCGAGGTGGCGGCGGTGTGCGCGGCGCCCGCGGTGACGCTGTCGCGGCGGTACGCGGGTGGCCTCGTCCGCGGCCGGCGGTGCGTGGTGCTGCACGAGCGCGACCCGGTGCGCCGCGCGGTGGACGTGATGGACGCCAACGACTGCGACGCGCTGCCCGTGGTGGCGGACGGCGGGACGCTGGCCGGACTGCTCACGGCCGCCGACGTGGTCCGCGCGCTGGCCGGCCGCCGGACCGCCGCGCCGCCCGGCCGGGCCCCGGCGCCACCGGCCCCGTATCCGGTGCTGCCAGGGCTGGCGCCCCGACGTGACACCGGGCGGGTGTCGCCGGTGCCGTGA
- a CDS encoding phosphoribosyltransferase family protein has product MRFTDRADAGRRLAAAVAAADPRDPVVLGLPRGGVPVAHRVAEALAAPLDVLVVRKLGVPSRPELGFGAIGEDGVRILNDAVVRAAAVGEHDRTRVEEAERAVLEARLRRYRRDRGGVPLRGRTAVLVDDGVATGSTALAACRVARAHGAARVVVAVPVAPREAVALLRREADEVVCLASPDGFGSVGQWYDDFTQTSDEEVAELLALHGPPTPETGNGTGNGTVSGSPGEGGSGRASGVRGEGAAHGEGVAGPAVADGPVEVVADGVRLAGDLVLPDRAPGVVVFAHGSGSGRLSPRNRAVARALQRQGLGTLLFDLLTETEGEDRERVFDIPLLARRLARATAWLRRAQAPPVCYFGASTGAAAALTAAAEPDADVAAIVSRGGRPDLAGARLDDVRAPVLLIVGGADASVLPLNRRAAGRLRCEHAVEVVPGATHLFEEPGAMEQVEQLAAAWFLGHLPRPGPARAG; this is encoded by the coding sequence ATGCGGTTCACGGACCGTGCGGACGCCGGCCGGCGGCTGGCCGCCGCCGTGGCGGCGGCGGACCCGCGCGACCCCGTCGTCCTCGGACTGCCGCGCGGCGGCGTTCCCGTCGCCCACCGGGTCGCCGAGGCGCTCGCCGCCCCCCTGGACGTCCTCGTGGTGCGCAAGCTGGGTGTGCCGTCCCGGCCGGAGCTGGGCTTCGGCGCGATCGGTGAGGACGGCGTGCGGATCCTCAACGACGCCGTCGTACGGGCCGCGGCGGTCGGCGAGCACGACCGGACGCGGGTGGAGGAGGCCGAGCGGGCGGTACTGGAGGCGCGGCTGCGGCGGTACCGGCGCGACCGCGGCGGGGTGCCGCTCCGAGGGCGCACCGCCGTACTGGTCGACGACGGGGTGGCGACGGGATCGACCGCCCTGGCGGCCTGCCGGGTCGCCCGGGCGCACGGTGCGGCCCGCGTGGTGGTCGCCGTGCCGGTGGCCCCGCGCGAGGCGGTGGCGCTGCTGCGGCGGGAGGCGGACGAGGTGGTGTGCCTGGCGTCGCCGGACGGGTTCGGCTCGGTGGGCCAGTGGTACGACGACTTCACCCAGACGAGTGACGAGGAGGTCGCCGAGCTGCTCGCGCTCCACGGCCCGCCCACGCCGGAGACCGGCAACGGAACCGGAAACGGAACCGTAAGCGGAAGCCCGGGCGAGGGGGGAAGCGGACGCGCGAGCGGGGTCCGGGGCGAAGGCGCCGCACACGGGGAGGGCGTGGCGGGCCCGGCGGTGGCCGATGGGCCCGTCGAGGTCGTGGCCGACGGCGTGCGCCTCGCAGGTGACCTGGTGCTGCCCGACCGGGCCCCGGGGGTCGTGGTCTTCGCGCACGGCAGCGGCAGCGGACGGCTCAGCCCGCGCAACCGCGCCGTCGCGCGGGCGCTCCAGCGGCAGGGCCTGGGCACGCTGCTGTTCGACCTGCTCACCGAGACCGAGGGTGAGGACCGCGAGCGGGTCTTCGACATCCCGCTGCTGGCCCGGCGGCTGGCCCGGGCGACGGCCTGGCTGCGCCGCGCCCAGGCACCGCCGGTCTGCTACTTCGGAGCCAGCACCGGCGCGGCGGCCGCGCTGACCGCCGCCGCGGAGCCGGACGCGGACGTGGCGGCCATCGTCAGCCGCGGCGGCCGGCCGGACCTCGCCGGAGCCCGGCTCGACGACGTGCGCGCGCCGGTGCTGCTGATCGTGGGCGGGGCCGACGCGTCGGTGCTGCCGCTGAACCGGCGGGCCGCCGGGCGGTTGCGCTGCGAGCACGCGGTGGAGGTGGTGCCGGGCGCGACGCACCTGTTCGAGGAGCCCGGGGCCATGGAGCAGGTCGAACAGCTGGCCGCCGCCTGGTTCCTGGGCCACCTTCCGCGGCCCGGGCCCGCACGTGCGGGATGA
- a CDS encoding cell division protein SepF has protein sequence MSRYERYDVTDEQWEGLAQVVPLRGRDEWPSRVDHRTFPEDSEAGAQRRMVVLRVQVFADAREVAEYLVAQIPVLLDLTSAETDVAKRILDFSSGVVFGLGSAMHRVDRNVFLLAPAGTEVEGAAAAAVPHA, from the coding sequence ATGAGTAGGTACGAGAGGTACGACGTCACCGACGAACAGTGGGAGGGCCTGGCGCAGGTCGTCCCGCTGCGGGGGCGTGACGAATGGCCGTCGAGGGTCGACCACCGCACGTTCCCCGAGGACTCCGAGGCCGGCGCGCAGCGCCGCATGGTGGTGCTGCGCGTCCAGGTCTTCGCGGACGCGCGGGAGGTCGCCGAGTACCTCGTCGCGCAGATCCCGGTGCTGCTGGACCTCACCAGTGCCGAGACCGACGTCGCCAAGCGGATCCTGGACTTCAGCAGCGGCGTCGTCTTCGGCCTCGGCAGCGCCATGCACCGGGTCGACCGGAACGTCTTCCTCCTCGCCCCGGCGGGGACGGAGGTCGAGGGCGCGGCCGCCGCGGCCGTCCCGCACGCGTAG
- a CDS encoding AAA family ATPase produces the protein MDSTTTRDHATGDAARDARHPVRAARPTRPSPGARRPDGAVPAVRPVRPVVTELRLSAFRSHRGAVYPIGPLTLFAGPSGSGKSGALQAYEALAGLGAGAALDTVFPDAPGCVPEGAPADAQGRRGFRIGCTTDGPAGPVRLDLAVQAEPRLRVVGERLTGGDGRTLLATALRDPGRRSVHAEWYTAGPAPATRAPLPDDRLATALLPLRVAGKDDGQLRVLAAAEQTLMALRSVFPCDPRPSFMRAPVAPVEGRLRRGCDNLAEVLHRTRADCARRHARLVALARAGCAGPVRGVDAEVLPDGTVRALLVRGAAGDGGPGPGRGAGGGAGGSGGRPVGTPLDRLGDGELRYLALGLVLLTGPGVLAVDQPAEVPGPMQALTVLADGFDRGLDARQAHELTALAAAICADGHMRLIGAVGETGAGAARACPGATVVDLTP, from the coding sequence ATGGACTCCACCACGACGCGCGACCACGCCACCGGGGACGCCGCGCGCGACGCCCGGCACCCCGTGCGCGCCGCCCGTCCCACCCGCCCGTCACCCGGGGCGCGCCGCCCGGACGGTGCCGTGCCCGCCGTCCGTCCCGTGCGCCCGGTCGTCACCGAACTGAGGCTCTCCGCCTTCCGGTCGCACCGGGGCGCGGTGTACCCGATCGGCCCGCTGACGCTGTTCGCCGGTCCGAGCGGGAGCGGCAAGTCCGGTGCGCTCCAGGCGTACGAGGCGCTGGCGGGGCTCGGCGCGGGCGCCGCGCTGGACACGGTCTTCCCGGACGCCCCGGGCTGCGTGCCCGAGGGCGCCCCCGCGGACGCGCAGGGGCGCCGCGGCTTCCGGATCGGCTGCACCACCGACGGGCCGGCCGGGCCCGTGCGGCTCGACCTCGCCGTCCAGGCCGAGCCGCGGCTGCGCGTGGTGGGCGAGCGGCTGACGGGCGGTGACGGGCGGACCCTGCTGGCCACGGCGCTGCGCGACCCGGGGCGCCGCTCGGTGCACGCCGAGTGGTACACGGCGGGGCCCGCCCCGGCGACCCGCGCGCCGCTGCCCGACGACCGGCTGGCCACCGCGCTGCTGCCGCTGCGCGTGGCGGGAAAGGACGATGGCCAGTTGCGCGTGCTGGCGGCGGCCGAACAGACGCTGATGGCGCTGCGGTCGGTCTTCCCCTGCGACCCGCGCCCCTCGTTCATGCGCGCCCCCGTGGCGCCGGTCGAGGGGCGGCTGCGGCGCGGCTGCGACAACCTCGCCGAGGTGCTCCACCGCACCCGCGCCGACTGCGCCCGCCGCCACGCGCGGCTGGTGGCGCTGGCGCGGGCCGGGTGCGCGGGCCCGGTCCGGGGCGTGGACGCCGAGGTGCTGCCCGACGGGACGGTACGCGCGCTGCTGGTGCGGGGCGCGGCGGGCGACGGCGGCCCCGGCCCGGGGCGGGGCGCGGGCGGGGGAGCGGGAGGGAGCGGCGGCCGGCCGGTCGGTACGCCGCTTGACCGGCTCGGGGACGGTGAACTGCGCTACCTGGCGCTGGGCCTGGTGCTGTTGACGGGGCCGGGTGTCCTCGCCGTGGACCAGCCGGCCGAGGTGCCGGGACCGATGCAGGCGCTCACGGTCCTCGCCGACGGCTTCGACCGGGGACTCGACGCCCGGCAGGCCCACGAGCTGACCGCGCTGGCCGCCGCCATCTGCGCCGACGGACACATGCGGCTCATCGGCGCGGTGGGGGAGACCGGTGCGGGGGCCGCCCGCGCGTGCCCCGGAGCGACGGTGGTAGACCTGACGCCGTGA
- a CDS encoding nucleotide pyrophosphohydrolase → MTELDVAGLQRRLAEFAASREWQPYHTPKNLAAALSVEAAELLEIFQWLTPEEAARVMDDPETAHRVADEVADVLAYLLQFCGVLGVDPLAALSDKIDRNERRFPVGRPPGRSARADRHSSE, encoded by the coding sequence GTGACGGAACTGGACGTAGCGGGACTGCAGCGCAGGCTGGCCGAGTTCGCGGCCTCGCGCGAGTGGCAGCCCTACCACACCCCGAAGAACCTGGCGGCGGCGCTGAGCGTCGAGGCGGCCGAACTTCTGGAGATCTTCCAGTGGTTGACGCCGGAGGAGGCCGCCCGGGTCATGGACGACCCCGAGACCGCCCACCGCGTGGCCGACGAGGTCGCCGACGTGCTGGCCTACCTGCTCCAGTTCTGCGGAGTGCTCGGCGTCGACCCGCTGGCGGCGCTCTCCGACAAGATCGACAGGAACGAGCGGCGCTTCCCCGTGGGGCGCCCGCCGGGCCGGTCCGCGAGAGCAGATCGTCACTCTTCGGAGTGA
- a CDS encoding DUF6099 family protein: MDAERLISLSRSDLAESRGVPDVMASVWQAQSLAQAIGDHLALFGPQELKGDARGLGEIGGRGVPGPDHPARRTVARAAQLSGVADPHGALLALGVLLGEVGIALVGVACATDEEGLYWQCIDAIDAADESSDRVRVMLRRLTVGDRARPPGGAARPPDRRGARPVRTERGGAAAPRASVPRPAVGEGPTDTARPERVDVGDPADSAAGS, translated from the coding sequence ATGGATGCGGAGCGGCTCATCTCCCTCAGCCGGAGTGACCTCGCGGAGAGTCGGGGGGTGCCGGACGTCATGGCGTCCGTCTGGCAGGCGCAGAGTCTCGCCCAGGCGATCGGCGACCACCTGGCCCTCTTCGGGCCGCAGGAGCTGAAGGGCGATGCGCGCGGGCTGGGTGAGATCGGCGGGCGCGGCGTCCCCGGACCGGACCACCCGGCGCGGCGGACCGTGGCGCGCGCGGCGCAGCTGTCCGGGGTCGCCGACCCGCACGGCGCGTTACTCGCGTTGGGCGTGCTGCTGGGGGAGGTGGGCATCGCCCTCGTCGGAGTGGCCTGCGCCACCGACGAGGAAGGGCTGTACTGGCAGTGCATCGACGCGATCGACGCCGCCGACGAGTCCAGCGACCGGGTCCGCGTCATGCTCCGCCGGCTCACGGTCGGCGACCGGGCGAGACCTCCCGGAGGGGCGGCCCGCCCGCCGGACCGGCGGGGCGCGCGCCCGGTGCGGACGGAGCGCGGCGGCGCGGCGGCGCCCCGGGCGTCCGTGCCGCGGCCCGCGGTGGGCGAAGGCCCGACCGACACGGCACGCCCGGAGCGGGTGGACGTGGGGGACCCGGCGGACTCCGCGGCGGGGTCGTGA
- a CDS encoding LLM class F420-dependent oxidoreductase: protein MDVRIFTEPQQGADYATLLTVAKATEDLGFDAFFRSDHYLHMGSVTGLPGPTDAWITLAGLARETRRIRLGTLMTAATFRLPGVLAIQVAQVDQMSGGRVELGLGAAWFQEEHEAYGIPFPKEKFGRLEEQLDIVTGLWGTQLGKTYSYEGKYYRLTDSPALPKPTQRKVPVLVGGLGAKRTPRLAARYADEFNVPFASLADTERQFARVRAAAEEAGRRPDDLVYSNALVVCVGKDDAEVARRAAKIGREVDELKANGLAGSPAEVVDKIGRYAALGASRVYLQVLDLHDLDHLELISGQVQSQLG, encoded by the coding sequence ATGGACGTGCGTATCTTCACCGAACCGCAGCAGGGCGCCGACTACGCCACCCTGCTGACCGTCGCCAAGGCCACCGAGGACCTCGGCTTCGACGCCTTCTTCCGCTCCGACCACTACCTCCACATGGGTTCCGTCACCGGGCTGCCGGGCCCCACGGACGCCTGGATCACCCTGGCGGGCCTCGCCCGCGAGACCCGGCGCATCCGGCTCGGCACGCTGATGACCGCCGCGACGTTCCGGCTGCCGGGCGTCCTCGCCATCCAGGTCGCGCAGGTCGACCAGATGTCGGGCGGCCGCGTCGAACTGGGCCTGGGTGCCGCCTGGTTCCAGGAGGAGCACGAGGCGTACGGCATCCCGTTCCCCAAGGAGAAGTTCGGCCGCCTGGAGGAGCAGCTCGACATCGTCACCGGCCTGTGGGGGACGCAGCTCGGCAAGACCTACAGCTACGAGGGGAAGTACTACCGGCTGACCGACTCGCCCGCGCTGCCCAAGCCCACCCAGAGGAAGGTCCCCGTCCTCGTCGGCGGTCTCGGCGCGAAGCGCACCCCACGGCTGGCCGCGCGGTACGCGGACGAGTTCAACGTCCCGTTCGCCTCCCTCGCCGACACGGAGCGTCAGTTCGCGCGGGTCCGCGCGGCGGCGGAGGAAGCGGGCCGCCGCCCCGACGACCTGGTGTACTCCAACGCCCTGGTGGTGTGCGTCGGCAAGGACGACGCCGAGGTGGCCCGCCGCGCGGCGAAGATCGGCCGCGAGGTCGACGAGCTGAAGGCCAACGGCCTCGCGGGCTCCCCCGCCGAGGTCGTCGACAAGATCGGCCGGTACGCCGCCCTGGGTGCCTCCCGCGTGTACCTCCAGGTGCTGGACCTGCATGACCTGGACCACCTGGAGCTGATCTCCGGGCAGGTCCAGTCCCAACTGGGCTGA
- a CDS encoding polynucleotide kinase-phosphatase, which translates to MSTTDATDTAAPEPTGPATATGRVLPVTDLSLVVLVGATGSGKSTFARRHFKPTEVISSDFCRGLVADDENDQSASGDAFDVLHYIAGKRLAAGRLTVVDATNVQPEARRQLVRLARAHDVLPVAIVLDVPEEVCAARNAGRADRADMPRHVVRRHCRELRRSLRGLEREGFRKVHVLRGTEEVDAAEVVLERRYNDLRHLTGPFDVIGDVHGCSAELEALLARLGYVDGHHPEGRTAVFVGDLVDRGPDSPGVLRRVMGMVGAGDALCVPGNHENKLGRWLAGRSVRTTHGLAETIEQLEREDDAFRQRVRDFIDGLVSHYVLDGGRLVVCHAGLPEKYHGRTSGRVRAHALYGDTTGETDEYGLPVRYPWAEEYRGRATVVYGHTPVPNTTWINNTICLDTGAVFGGRLTALRWPERELVDVPAEKVWYEPAKPLAAEAPGGHEGRPLDLGDVRGRRVVETRHAGNVAVREENAAAALEVMSRFAVDPRFLPYLPPTMAPTATSALDGYLEHPAEAFAGYAADGVARVVCEEKHMGSRAVALVCRDAEAARERFGSGAATGSLYTRTGRPFFADGATTEAVLDRVRAAVSRAGLWEELDTDWLLLDAELMPWSLKAGGLLRSQYAAVGAASGAALPGAVTTLEAAAARGVDVAGLLERQRARSVDAAAFTAAYRRYCWPTDGLEGVRLAPFQILAARGRSLAGLPHDEQLALVDRLVEADTTDLLRTTRRLLVDTGDETSVRAGVDWWLELTERGGEGMVVKPLEALARDRRGRLVQPGVKCRGREYLRIVYGPEYSRPDNLRRLRSRSLGHKRSLALREYALGLEALDRLAADEPLWRVHEAVFAVLALESEPVDPRL; encoded by the coding sequence ATGAGCACCACCGACGCCACCGACACCGCCGCCCCGGAACCCACCGGGCCCGCCACCGCGACGGGCCGCGTGCTGCCCGTCACCGACCTGTCCCTCGTGGTGCTCGTGGGCGCCACCGGCTCCGGCAAGTCGACCTTCGCCCGCCGGCACTTCAAGCCCACCGAGGTGATCTCCTCCGACTTCTGCCGCGGTCTGGTCGCGGACGACGAGAACGACCAGAGCGCCTCGGGCGACGCGTTCGACGTACTGCACTACATCGCAGGGAAGCGGCTCGCCGCCGGCCGGCTCACCGTCGTCGACGCGACGAACGTGCAGCCCGAGGCGCGCCGCCAGTTGGTGCGGCTGGCCCGTGCGCACGACGTGCTCCCGGTCGCGATCGTGCTGGACGTGCCGGAGGAGGTGTGCGCCGCGCGCAACGCGGGCCGCGCCGACCGGGCCGACATGCCCCGGCACGTCGTCCGACGGCACTGCCGCGAACTGCGGCGCTCCCTGCGCGGCCTGGAGCGCGAGGGCTTCCGCAAGGTGCACGTCCTGCGCGGCACGGAGGAGGTCGACGCCGCCGAGGTGGTGCTGGAGCGGCGGTACAACGACCTGCGCCACCTCACCGGCCCCTTCGACGTCATCGGAGACGTGCACGGGTGCAGCGCCGAACTGGAGGCGCTGCTCGCCCGGCTCGGCTACGTCGACGGCCACCACCCCGAGGGGCGCACCGCCGTCTTCGTCGGCGACCTCGTCGACCGGGGACCCGACAGCCCGGGTGTGCTGCGCCGCGTCATGGGGATGGTCGGGGCCGGGGACGCGCTGTGCGTGCCTGGGAACCACGAGAACAAGCTCGGCCGCTGGCTGGCCGGCCGCTCGGTCCGCACCACGCACGGCCTGGCCGAGACGATCGAGCAGCTGGAGCGGGAGGACGACGCCTTCCGGCAGCGGGTGCGCGACTTCATCGACGGGCTCGTCAGCCACTACGTCCTGGACGGGGGCCGGCTGGTGGTCTGCCACGCCGGCCTGCCGGAGAAGTACCACGGCCGCACCTCGGGCCGGGTCCGCGCGCACGCCCTGTACGGCGACACGACCGGCGAGACGGACGAGTACGGGCTGCCCGTGCGCTACCCGTGGGCGGAGGAGTACCGGGGCCGCGCCACCGTGGTGTACGGCCACACTCCCGTCCCGAACACCACATGGATCAACAACACCATCTGCCTGGACACCGGTGCGGTGTTCGGCGGCCGGCTGACCGCGCTGCGCTGGCCGGAGCGGGAACTCGTCGACGTGCCCGCCGAGAAGGTCTGGTACGAGCCGGCCAAGCCGCTCGCCGCCGAGGCGCCGGGCGGGCACGAGGGCCGGCCGCTGGACCTCGGCGACGTACGGGGGCGGCGGGTGGTGGAGACCCGGCACGCCGGCAACGTCGCCGTCCGGGAGGAGAACGCGGCGGCCGCGTTGGAGGTCATGAGCCGCTTCGCCGTCGACCCCCGGTTCCTGCCGTACCTGCCGCCGACGATGGCGCCGACCGCGACGTCGGCCCTCGACGGGTACCTGGAGCACCCCGCGGAGGCGTTCGCCGGGTACGCGGCCGACGGGGTGGCCCGGGTGGTGTGCGAGGAGAAGCACATGGGGTCGCGGGCCGTGGCCCTGGTCTGCCGTGACGCGGAGGCGGCACGGGAGCGCTTCGGCTCCGGGGCGGCGACCGGCTCCCTGTACACCCGCACCGGGCGGCCCTTCTTCGCCGACGGGGCGACGACCGAGGCGGTGCTCGACCGGGTCCGCGCCGCGGTGTCCCGCGCCGGCCTGTGGGAGGAACTGGACACGGACTGGCTCCTCCTGGACGCCGAGCTGATGCCGTGGTCGCTGAAGGCGGGTGGCCTGCTGCGGTCGCAGTACGCGGCGGTCGGCGCGGCCTCCGGGGCGGCGCTGCCCGGCGCGGTCACCACGCTGGAGGCGGCCGCCGCTCGCGGCGTCGACGTGGCCGGGCTGCTGGAGCGGCAGCGGGCGCGGTCCGTGGACGCGGCCGCCTTCACGGCGGCCTACCGCCGGTACTGCTGGCCGACCGACGGGCTGGAGGGCGTGCGGCTCGCGCCGTTCCAGATCCTCGCCGCGCGGGGCCGCAGCCTGGCCGGGCTGCCGCACGACGAACAGCTGGCCCTGGTGGACCGCCTGGTGGAGGCGGACACGACGGACCTCCTGCGCACGACGCGGCGACTGCTGGTCGACACCGGCGACGAGACGTCGGTGCGGGCCGGTGTCGACTGGTGGCTGGAGCTGACGGAACGGGGCGGCGAGGGCATGGTCGTCAAGCCGCTGGAGGCCCTCGCCCGGGACCGCCGGGGCCGGTTGGTGCAGCCGGGCGTCAAGTGCCGCGGCCGCGAGTACCTCAGGATCGTCTACGGCCCCGAGTACAGCCGCCCGGACAACCTCCGGCGCCTGCGCTCCCGCTCCCTCGGCCACAAGCGCTCGCTCGCCCTGCGCGAGTACGCGCTCGGCCTGGAGGCGCTGGACCGCCTGGCGGCGGACGAGCCGCTGTGGCGCGTCCACGAGGCGGTCTTCGCGGTCCTGGCCCTGGAGTCCGAACCGGTCGACCCCCGCCTGTGA